CGCCAGCCCGTGCCCGAGCGCTTCGCCCGCGTCAGCAACCCCAAGCTGAAAGCCTATGACGTGCTGCGCAGCCACCTGCTCAGCGGACTCATGGAAGCCCTCTACGAGAACCGCCGCCGGCCCATGCCCCTGCGCCTCTTCGAGATCGACAACGTGGTGGGCCTGGACGAAGAAGGCCTGACGCGGACCTCAGAGGAGCGCCGTCTGGCCTTGGTGGAGATCGGCCGCGACGCCGGCTATGCCGCCGTCCGCACGGTGGTCGACGCACTGCTGCGCGAGCTGGGGCTGGAAGGACGCTATCAGGCGCTGGAGCATCCCACCTTCGTGACCGGTCGCGTGGCCTCCTTCACCACCGAGGAAGGGATTGAAGGCCTGCTGGGCGAGGTACACCCCGAGATCCTCAACCGTTTCAATCTGGAGTATCCGGTGGGATTGGCGGAGGTGACCCTGCACCGTATGTTCTGAGCCCGTAAGCCCTGCTCGGGGGATCGGAGATCCGAGAGGCCCCGGCGCGGAGAAGGAGATGAAGCTCGACCACGGTTACCACATTCATCCCTAAAATCTTCTCCGCGCCGGCGCCGCTCGGCCAGGCAATTTCCAAGTTCCAATGACCAACCGCCAACAGCGAACGCTCAGGGCCTCTTGAAGAGGAGCAGGAAGCGGTCGCCCCGCCCTTGCCAATCGTTGACCCGCTCCACCAACTCAAATCCCGCCGAACGCATTTCTTGGATGACCGTCTCGGGCTCGATTCCATGCGCCTTGCGAAAGTTGGGGGTATTTCCCCTGGACAGGTTGTTGTCGGTGTCGAAGTCGATGATGCCGATCAGTCCGGACGGCTTGAGGGCCTGGCCCAGGTCTGTGAGCATGGCCTTGGGGTTCTCGAAGTGGTGGTAGACGTTGCGCACGTGAATGAAATCGCAGCATCCGGCGTGGAGCCCCGTGCGCTGCTGATCGCCTTCTACGACCTCGATATTGCCCAACTCGAAGCGCTTGGCCTTGCGCCGCAGGTCTTGCAGCTTCTCGTCGTCGACTTCGGTTGCCAGGATGCGTCCCT
The DNA window shown above is from Acidobacteriota bacterium and carries:
- a CDS encoding class I SAM-dependent methyltransferase codes for the protein MRQRVAAVWTLVFLGLTACGLALFDSKAETVHRLAEIAGLQDGMVIADLGAGDGDWTVELARIAGRQGRILATEVDDEKLQDLRRKAKRFELGNIEVVEGDQQRTGLHAGCCDFIHVRNVYHHFENPKAMLTDLGQALKPSGLIGIIDFDTDNNLSRGNTPNFRKAHGIEPETVIQEMRSAGFELVERVNDWQGRGDRFLLLFKRP